The following coding sequences are from one Pyxidicoccus xibeiensis window:
- a CDS encoding GspE/PulE/PilB domain-containing protein encodes MLNRAQLRVGLVHHHETHVPLGRALVREGLCSEADILRGLSAQLGVEAVDLERALPERSVASLIPARVARQYRAVPLRVELVQLDQGEREVLHIALPAPVSLEAVDAVRAVSGKPRVEAHVASDTALARALAALYGIEEPAEPPAVPTPAPGGPLLLYGWPPVTAVLISRQLARHGIPARVATPLEVLHTRSDDIVLAPIQAMEGLLAGEVHIAGSLIVHGTSDDEGFERARQLGARGFLANPRDEQLLLRAVRRLRPDGTPTLPGGPDSAPHSH; translated from the coding sequence GTGCTCAACCGCGCCCAGCTGCGCGTGGGACTGGTCCATCACCATGAGACGCACGTCCCGCTGGGGCGGGCGCTGGTGCGCGAGGGCCTGTGCTCCGAGGCCGACATCCTCCGGGGGCTGTCCGCCCAGCTGGGCGTCGAGGCCGTGGACCTGGAGCGGGCCCTGCCCGAGCGCTCCGTGGCCTCGCTCATTCCCGCCCGCGTGGCCCGGCAGTACCGCGCCGTCCCCCTGCGGGTGGAGCTCGTCCAGTTGGACCAGGGTGAGCGGGAGGTGCTCCACATCGCCCTGCCCGCCCCCGTGTCGCTGGAGGCCGTGGATGCCGTGCGCGCCGTGTCCGGCAAGCCCCGCGTGGAGGCGCACGTCGCCTCGGACACCGCGCTGGCCCGCGCCCTGGCCGCGCTGTACGGCATCGAAGAGCCCGCCGAGCCACCCGCCGTTCCCACCCCGGCCCCGGGCGGCCCCCTGCTCCTCTACGGCTGGCCTCCCGTCACCGCCGTCCTCATCTCCCGCCAGCTCGCGCGGCACGGCATCCCCGCCAGGGTCGCCACGCCGCTGGAGGTGCTGCACACCCGGAGTGACGACATCGTCCTCGCGCCGATTCAAGCCATGGAGGGGCTGCTCGCCGGAGAGGTCCACATCGCCGGCTCGCTCATCGTCCATGGCACGTCGGACGACGAGGGCTTCGAGCGGGCCCGCCAGCTCGGCGCCCGGGGCTTCCTCGCCAACCCGCGCGACGAGCAGCTCCTGCTGCGCGCCGTCCGCCGGCTCCGCCCGGACGGCACTCCCACCCTGCCCGGTGGGCCGGATTCCGCCCCGCATTCGCACTGA
- a CDS encoding SGNH/GDSL hydrolase family protein → MQNRLARALTFVSLLSSAPVFAASETDAGPVPDAVRAAPVLPAAPPAASPSPPAAERSRTVLLLGDSLIATGFGDYLQARLDAHPHIRAARRAKSSTGLARPDFFDWMEVGKQEVQRHQPDVVVVILGGNDGQSLQDGKGGKSIHWGKPEWEQAYRQRLEDFVTALSAPGRKIVWLELPATGRKRFEQKLSLIRGLQREVISAREDALHVDTRPFFTDDKGRALLLARVEGFRKPMRLRMEDGVHFTVAGGRYFASKVYPEVLNALGLLQG, encoded by the coding sequence ATGCAGAACCGCCTCGCTCGCGCGCTGACCTTCGTCTCCCTGCTCTCCTCCGCGCCCGTGTTCGCCGCGTCCGAAACGGATGCCGGCCCCGTGCCCGATGCCGTGCGCGCCGCGCCGGTGCTGCCCGCGGCACCGCCGGCCGCCAGTCCGTCTCCGCCCGCCGCGGAGCGCTCGCGCACGGTGCTGCTGCTGGGCGACAGCCTCATCGCCACCGGCTTCGGCGACTACCTGCAGGCGCGGCTGGATGCGCATCCCCACATCCGCGCGGCCCGGCGCGCGAAGTCCTCCACGGGCCTGGCCCGCCCCGACTTCTTCGACTGGATGGAGGTGGGCAAGCAGGAGGTGCAGCGTCACCAGCCGGACGTGGTGGTGGTCATCCTCGGGGGCAACGACGGGCAGTCGCTCCAGGACGGCAAGGGCGGCAAGTCCATCCACTGGGGCAAGCCCGAGTGGGAGCAGGCCTACCGCCAGCGGCTGGAGGACTTCGTGACGGCCCTCTCCGCGCCGGGCCGGAAGATTGTCTGGCTGGAGCTGCCGGCCACGGGGCGCAAGCGCTTCGAGCAGAAGCTGAGCCTCATCCGCGGCCTCCAGCGCGAGGTCATCAGCGCCCGCGAGGACGCCCTGCACGTGGACACGCGCCCGTTCTTCACGGACGACAAGGGCCGCGCGCTGCTCCTGGCCCGCGTCGAGGGCTTCCGCAAGCCCATGCGGCTGCGCATGGAAGACGGCGTCCACTTCACCGTCGCGGGCGGGCGCTACTTCGCCAGCAAGGTGTACCCCGAGGTGCTGAACGCGCTGGGCCTGCTCCAGGGCTAG
- a CDS encoding sensor histidine kinase has translation MKQRQAVTPVDPEADTTWVNIRLKRVTLVACILIHLLLVSSIWGQWTRIAMMTAVFIAVTAFNQVLAQRFFSQHTRTAESLRFTVNMLANVFYGLASDWALPMWLYLPLNALWVDRFVDPRARLRLGLMLALVAGVALVDGCPPLIPACFVLVSLLTYLISEGRVFLTHQALRSLAQQHEELARAHEQLDLAHQRAREQERLTSLGMLAAGVAHEINNPMSYVKSNVNSLLLDLRGCRELPPVLHEYVEDVLPATLDGIRRVTAIVADLRRFARGDPEAMVEYDLNQEVAVALRIARGQLGPQCDAVLELKEIPHLLGHPGQIAQVVVNLLMNAAQAMPEGGRIAVSTWMEGEEALLSVRDSGVGMSPEVRAKVFEPFFTTKPEGEGTGMGLAVVHGIVTAHRGVITVDTAPGQGTTFTIRLPRIPPLELGLSDTASLLKKPPRDVL, from the coding sequence ATGAAGCAGCGGCAGGCCGTGACGCCCGTTGACCCGGAAGCCGACACGACGTGGGTGAACATCCGGCTCAAGCGCGTCACGCTGGTGGCCTGCATCTTAATCCACCTGCTGCTCGTCTCCAGCATCTGGGGCCAGTGGACGCGCATCGCCATGATGACCGCGGTGTTCATCGCGGTCACCGCCTTCAACCAGGTGCTCGCGCAGCGCTTCTTCTCCCAGCACACCCGCACCGCCGAGTCCTTGCGGTTCACGGTGAACATGCTGGCCAATGTCTTCTATGGCCTGGCCAGTGACTGGGCGCTGCCCATGTGGCTGTACCTGCCCCTCAACGCGCTCTGGGTGGACCGCTTCGTGGACCCGCGCGCGCGCCTTCGCCTGGGGTTGATGCTCGCGCTGGTGGCGGGCGTGGCCCTGGTGGATGGCTGCCCGCCGCTGATACCCGCCTGCTTCGTCCTGGTCTCGCTGCTCACCTACCTCATCTCCGAGGGGCGCGTCTTCCTCACCCACCAGGCGCTGCGCAGCCTGGCGCAGCAGCACGAGGAGCTGGCGCGGGCGCACGAGCAGCTCGACCTGGCCCACCAGCGGGCCCGCGAGCAGGAGCGGCTCACCAGCCTGGGCATGCTGGCGGCCGGCGTGGCGCACGAAATCAACAACCCGATGAGCTACGTGAAGAGCAACGTCAACTCCCTCCTCCTGGACCTCCGGGGGTGCCGGGAGCTGCCGCCGGTGCTTCACGAGTACGTGGAGGACGTGCTGCCGGCCACGCTGGACGGCATCCGCCGGGTGACGGCCATCGTCGCGGACCTGCGCCGCTTCGCGCGCGGGGACCCGGAGGCGATGGTGGAGTACGACCTCAACCAGGAGGTGGCCGTCGCGCTGCGCATCGCCCGCGGCCAGCTGGGCCCCCAGTGTGACGCCGTCCTGGAGCTGAAGGAGATACCCCACCTGCTCGGCCACCCCGGGCAGATTGCCCAGGTGGTCGTCAATCTCCTGATGAATGCGGCGCAGGCCATGCCCGAAGGCGGGCGCATCGCCGTGTCCACGTGGATGGAGGGCGAAGAGGCGCTGCTGTCGGTGCGCGACTCCGGCGTGGGCATGTCCCCCGAGGTGCGTGCGAAGGTGTTCGAGCCCTTCTTCACCACCAAGCCCGAGGGCGAGGGCACAGGCATGGGCCTGGCCGTGGTGCACGGCATCGTCACCGCGCACCGGGGCGTCATCACCGTGGACACCGCCCCGGGCCAGGGGACCACCTTCACCATCCGCCTGCCGCGGATTCCTCCGCTGGAGCTGGGGCTGTCCGACACCGCCAGCCTTCTCAAGAAGCCCCCGCGGGACGTGTTGTGA
- a CDS encoding amino acid ABC transporter ATP-binding protein: MIEVKDLCKRYEGRTVLDGISVAFGPGEVVALVGPSGGGKSTLLRCLNGLEPFEGGSVRVGGDVLGPGGARAQGEGLWRIRRRVGFVFQQWHLFAHRTALGNVTEAPVYVKGLGRKEATEQARALLAKVGLSHRENAYPAELSGGEQQRVAIARALAMEPEVLLLDEPTSALDPERVGELVDLLARLRTDGLTLVTVTHEMRFARELASRMLVLHGGRIIEEGPPARVLASPHNERTRAFLGLDRVAGSGPLES; the protein is encoded by the coding sequence ATGATTGAAGTGAAGGACCTGTGCAAGCGCTACGAGGGGCGCACGGTGCTGGACGGCATCAGCGTGGCCTTTGGCCCGGGCGAGGTGGTGGCGCTGGTGGGCCCCTCCGGCGGCGGCAAGAGCACGCTGCTGCGGTGTCTCAACGGGCTGGAGCCCTTCGAGGGGGGCTCCGTGCGAGTGGGCGGGGACGTGCTGGGGCCGGGTGGGGCGCGGGCGCAGGGCGAGGGCCTGTGGCGCATCCGCCGCCGGGTGGGCTTCGTCTTCCAGCAGTGGCACCTGTTCGCGCACCGTACGGCGCTGGGCAACGTGACGGAGGCCCCGGTGTACGTGAAGGGGCTGGGCCGGAAGGAAGCCACCGAGCAGGCCCGGGCGCTGCTGGCGAAGGTGGGGCTCTCCCACCGGGAGAACGCCTACCCCGCGGAGCTGTCCGGGGGCGAGCAGCAGCGGGTGGCCATTGCCCGCGCACTGGCGATGGAGCCGGAGGTGCTGCTGCTGGACGAGCCCACCAGCGCGTTGGACCCGGAGCGGGTGGGGGAGCTGGTGGACCTGCTGGCGCGGCTGCGCACGGATGGCCTCACCCTGGTGACGGTGACGCACGAGATGCGCTTCGCGCGCGAGCTGGCCTCGCGGATGCTGGTGCTGCATGGCGGACGAATCATCGAGGAGGGGCCTCCAGCCCGGGTGCTCGCCAGTCCACACAACGAGCGCACCCGCGCCTTCCTCGGCCTGGACCGCGTGGCCGGCTCCGGCCCCCTGGAGTCCTGA
- a CDS encoding Spx/MgsR family RNA polymerase-binding regulatory protein, whose amino-acid sequence MPNEVLVLAYAGCDTCRKAQKWLKEQGVAHRVRPIVEEPPTVAELRQWLPLSGLPLRKWLNLSGQSYRALGKAKVDAASDAELMSWLAADGKLVKRPVLVSGSTVLVGFQPEAWARALTPAR is encoded by the coding sequence ATGCCGAACGAAGTCCTCGTGCTCGCCTACGCGGGCTGTGACACCTGCAGGAAGGCGCAGAAGTGGCTGAAGGAGCAGGGCGTGGCCCACCGGGTGCGCCCCATCGTCGAGGAGCCGCCCACCGTGGCCGAGCTGCGGCAGTGGCTTCCCCTCAGCGGGCTGCCCCTGCGCAAGTGGCTCAACCTCAGCGGGCAGAGCTACCGGGCCCTGGGCAAGGCGAAGGTGGACGCCGCGTCCGACGCGGAGCTGATGTCCTGGCTGGCCGCCGATGGGAAGCTCGTCAAGCGTCCGGTGCTCGTCAGCGGGAGCACCGTCCTGGTCGGCTTCCAGCCGGAGGCCTGGGCGCGCGCCCTCACTCCCGCGCGCTGA
- a CDS encoding response regulator: MEAFKLLVVDDEPQVAHALRRLFRREGFEVQVAFSGNEALERLKEFSPDIVLTDFRMPGMTGSELLQRVKRSHPLALRLIISGYADFKSVVASVNEGEICRFISKPWDDAELVTYLTGLLRQRETLAQLYAPFRAAPQGVSAEVGMSDASMVLKVQMADPAFPAEQALSIIERFAGVLAADSLKMVGGLLERYGGRLSFVAEVGGPQRLRLELPVRTEVAATSERPGVGNA; encoded by the coding sequence ATGGAAGCTTTCAAGCTGCTGGTGGTGGACGACGAGCCGCAGGTGGCACACGCCCTGCGACGCTTGTTCCGGAGAGAAGGCTTCGAGGTCCAGGTGGCCTTCAGTGGCAACGAGGCCCTGGAGCGGCTCAAGGAGTTCAGCCCGGACATCGTCCTGACGGACTTCCGGATGCCGGGGATGACCGGCAGCGAGCTGCTCCAGCGCGTCAAGCGCAGCCACCCGCTGGCGCTGCGGCTCATCATCTCCGGCTACGCGGACTTCAAGTCGGTGGTGGCGTCCGTCAACGAAGGGGAGATCTGCCGCTTCATCAGCAAGCCGTGGGATGACGCGGAGCTGGTGACGTACCTCACCGGCCTGCTGCGTCAGCGAGAGACGCTGGCGCAGTTATATGCCCCCTTCCGCGCGGCGCCGCAGGGCGTGAGCGCGGAGGTGGGGATGTCCGACGCCTCCATGGTGCTGAAGGTCCAGATGGCGGACCCCGCCTTTCCGGCCGAGCAGGCCCTCTCCATCATCGAGCGCTTCGCGGGCGTGCTGGCCGCGGACAGCCTGAAGATGGTGGGCGGCCTGCTGGAGCGCTACGGCGGGCGGCTGTCCTTCGTGGCGGAAGTCGGAGGTCCCCAGCGGCTTCGGCTGGAGCTGCCCGTGCGCACGGAAGTGGCGGCGACGTCGGAACGGCCGGGTGTAGGCAACGCATGA
- a CDS encoding LysR family transcriptional regulator, which produces MNVTLEQARALDALARHGTFAAAAGALHKGHTAVLYALRTLEEQTELTLLDRRGYRTRLTPAGERVLEHCRKLLAAERELEAACAEIRAGWEPSVRIVFDGIFPAEPLLRVVKELRTEGASTRFHVSAEFLAGVEAAFVREEADLMVSVLPPSLPGLRSYRLPELKAVLVAHRGHPLARRRGILKEDELAEHLLLTVRGSDPRLQLTTSTLETRSTVHLNDFAAKKAAILEGLGFGWLPEHLVERELKRGALKALKLPRGATHAFQPQLHHRASVKPGRAARRVVSFLTGVEPES; this is translated from the coding sequence ATGAACGTCACCCTGGAGCAGGCCCGCGCCCTGGATGCCCTCGCGCGCCACGGCACCTTCGCCGCGGCGGCCGGGGCCCTGCACAAGGGCCACACCGCGGTGCTGTACGCGCTGCGCACGCTGGAGGAGCAGACGGAGCTGACGCTGCTGGACCGGCGCGGCTACCGCACCCGGCTGACGCCCGCCGGCGAGCGGGTGCTGGAGCACTGCCGGAAGCTGCTGGCGGCGGAGCGGGAGCTGGAGGCGGCGTGCGCGGAGATTCGCGCGGGCTGGGAGCCGTCGGTGCGCATCGTCTTCGACGGCATCTTCCCCGCCGAGCCGCTGCTGCGGGTGGTGAAGGAGCTGCGCACGGAGGGTGCCAGCACGCGCTTCCACGTGTCCGCGGAGTTCCTCGCCGGCGTGGAGGCGGCCTTCGTGCGCGAGGAGGCGGACCTGATGGTGTCCGTGCTGCCGCCCTCGCTGCCGGGGCTGCGCTCGTACCGGCTGCCGGAGCTCAAGGCGGTGCTGGTGGCCCACCGCGGGCACCCGCTGGCACGGCGGCGCGGCATCCTGAAGGAGGACGAGCTGGCGGAGCACCTGCTCCTCACCGTGCGCGGCTCGGACCCGCGGCTGCAGCTCACCACCAGCACCCTGGAGACGCGCTCCACCGTGCACCTCAACGACTTCGCGGCGAAGAAGGCCGCCATCCTCGAGGGGCTGGGCTTCGGGTGGCTGCCGGAGCACCTGGTGGAGCGAGAGCTGAAGCGGGGCGCGCTCAAGGCGCTCAAGCTGCCCCGGGGCGCGACGCATGCCTTCCAGCCCCAGCTCCACCACCGGGCCAGCGTGAAGCCGGGCCGCGCCGCACGCCGCGTGGTGAGCTTCCTCACCGGGGTGGAGCCGGAGTCGTGA
- a CDS encoding phosphatase PAP2 family protein: protein MHNTLTNARVYPVPAELLSSPVLRLVLARTATLNGGTGTYLLPQAFPEGSPTHPAYASGHSTYIGAGVAMLKAFSEDGPSLNPQVPDANGTALVSCSGGTLMMFDELDKLASNIGVARLFAGVHYRSDHDHAVRLGELAAYRTLQDWTRLDPESFIGFRARPFNGETQLIINPTTTLPNAVSKVLTFFLVSATSGAVIRTLVNGSLVDLGDLAAQGHTQLDIRANVTPATAVQSVRFYCDGQPWEPDNTASYEVGDTVDVNNGNPVVLAAGTHAPRVIPFSGGNAFGVTGVPLTIRFTVQD from the coding sequence GTGCACAACACCCTCACCAACGCGCGCGTCTACCCGGTGCCCGCGGAGCTGCTCAGCTCCCCCGTGCTGCGGCTGGTGCTGGCGCGCACCGCCACGCTCAACGGCGGCACCGGCACGTACCTGCTCCCCCAGGCCTTCCCCGAGGGCAGCCCCACGCACCCGGCCTACGCGTCGGGACACTCCACGTACATCGGCGCGGGCGTGGCCATGCTCAAGGCCTTCTCCGAGGACGGGCCCAGCCTCAACCCGCAGGTGCCGGACGCGAATGGCACGGCGCTCGTGTCCTGTTCGGGCGGCACGCTGATGATGTTCGACGAGCTGGACAAGCTGGCCTCCAACATCGGCGTTGCGCGGCTGTTCGCCGGGGTGCACTACCGCAGTGACCATGACCACGCGGTGCGCCTGGGCGAGCTGGCCGCGTACCGCACGCTGCAGGACTGGACGCGCCTGGACCCGGAGTCCTTCATCGGCTTCCGGGCCCGCCCCTTCAACGGGGAGACGCAGCTCATCATCAACCCCACGACGACGCTGCCCAACGCCGTCAGCAAGGTGCTGACCTTCTTCCTGGTGAGCGCCACCTCGGGCGCCGTCATCCGGACGCTCGTCAACGGCTCCCTGGTGGACCTCGGCGACCTGGCGGCGCAGGGCCACACCCAGCTCGACATCCGCGCCAACGTGACGCCGGCCACCGCGGTGCAGAGCGTCCGCTTCTATTGCGACGGTCAGCCCTGGGAGCCGGACAACACCGCCAGCTACGAGGTTGGTGACACGGTGGACGTGAACAACGGCAACCCCGTCGTCCTCGCGGCCGGCACCCACGCGCCGCGGGTGATTCCCTTCTCCGGCGGCAACGCCTTCGGCGTGACGGGCGTGCCGCTCACCATCCGCTTCACCGTGCAGGACTAG
- a CDS encoding outer membrane beta-barrel protein, which produces MTTLVSSAAMAQETEAASSSVKSGLEFTLGLGFQAGAGYVYKNGPRADGTIGDVKLSDVANGGIAGLLEIGYRASPNWFIGAQGQLTKVLTKNNPYSCPGTFECATTTIRLGPQVQYHFSPEASFDPFVGLGFGIVILNTTVEGDIAPAPGVTGSVDIDSQIRGPEFVNLTVGGKWRLSNSLSFGPYLTGTYARNTVRTGTTTTTVNIPPELGGGTRTTDLPAVDDGPYGYIILGVRGTFNL; this is translated from the coding sequence GTGACGACGCTCGTTTCCTCGGCGGCGATGGCGCAGGAGACCGAGGCGGCGAGCTCCAGCGTCAAGAGCGGGCTCGAGTTCACCTTGGGGCTCGGCTTCCAGGCCGGCGCGGGCTACGTCTACAAGAACGGTCCGCGCGCGGACGGAACGATTGGCGACGTGAAGCTCAGCGATGTGGCCAACGGCGGCATCGCGGGGTTGCTGGAGATCGGCTACCGCGCCAGCCCGAACTGGTTCATCGGAGCGCAGGGTCAGCTCACGAAGGTGCTGACGAAGAACAACCCGTACTCCTGCCCGGGCACTTTCGAGTGCGCGACGACCACCATCCGCCTCGGGCCCCAGGTGCAGTACCACTTCTCGCCCGAAGCCTCGTTCGACCCGTTCGTCGGCCTGGGCTTCGGCATCGTCATCCTGAACACCACCGTGGAGGGCGACATCGCGCCGGCCCCCGGCGTCACGGGGAGCGTGGACATCGACAGCCAGATTCGCGGCCCTGAGTTCGTCAACCTCACCGTCGGTGGCAAGTGGCGGCTGAGCAACTCGCTGTCGTTCGGCCCGTACCTCACCGGCACCTACGCCCGGAACACGGTGCGCACCGGCACCACCACGACGACGGTGAACATCCCTCCCGAGCTCGGCGGCGGCACCCGGACGACGGACCTGCCCGCCGTGGATGACGGCCCGTACGGCTACATCATCCTGGGCGTTCGCGGCACCTTCAACCTGTAG
- a CDS encoding ABC transporter substrate-binding protein/permease, translated as MRELPSRARRPVPLLTCAVALLALALLSCRQEESSGLERVRRAGVLTWGADAQGGEPYAMEDPDEPGRMRGFEVELADALARELGVRARFVQNDWSSLIPSLERGSFDVALNGIEITPARAGRVLFTRPYYVFNLRLLARRDDASVPSLESLEGRRVGTLANSQAWELLLRTGAQAVPYEGVEEPYIDLEQGRVEGVLMDDIIAQRYGQPRPGLRVVGDVGEGYYAIAVRPGEEDLRAALDGALVRIARSGELRAIFRRWGIDSAAQQRMVEWTDAQTREVLSDTRTTRLGWGQLALFLQAALATLVVSVGAMAIAIPLGVGLALVRLYGPAWAGRPATVYVELFRGTPVLLQLYVLYYGLAGVLRLDAFSAAVLGLGLNYAAYEAEVYRAGVLAVPRGQFEAALSLGMPTRLALRRVIMPQAFRVALPGVTNDFIALLKDSSLVSVISVVELTKRMTITAVDVRSWLLPGALCALLYLAMSYPLSRLARRLEARLERG; from the coding sequence ATGCGCGAGCTTCCGTCCCGGGCGCGAAGGCCCGTTCCCCTGCTGACCTGTGCGGTGGCGCTGCTGGCGCTCGCACTGCTGTCGTGCCGGCAGGAGGAGTCCTCGGGGCTGGAGCGGGTGCGGCGTGCGGGGGTACTGACGTGGGGCGCGGACGCGCAGGGGGGCGAGCCCTACGCCATGGAGGACCCGGACGAGCCGGGCCGCATGAGGGGCTTCGAGGTGGAGCTGGCGGATGCGCTGGCCCGCGAGCTGGGCGTGCGCGCGCGCTTCGTCCAGAACGACTGGTCCAGTCTCATTCCCTCACTGGAGCGCGGCTCGTTCGACGTGGCGCTGAACGGGATTGAAATCACCCCCGCGCGTGCCGGCCGCGTCCTCTTCACCCGGCCCTACTACGTCTTCAACCTGCGGCTGCTGGCGCGGCGGGACGACGCCAGTGTTCCGAGCCTGGAGTCGCTCGAGGGCCGGCGCGTGGGCACGCTGGCCAACTCGCAGGCCTGGGAGCTGCTGCTGCGCACCGGCGCGCAGGCGGTGCCGTACGAGGGCGTGGAGGAGCCCTACATCGACCTGGAGCAGGGGCGGGTGGAGGGCGTGCTGATGGACGACATCATCGCCCAGCGCTACGGCCAGCCACGTCCGGGCCTGCGGGTGGTGGGGGACGTGGGCGAGGGCTACTACGCGATTGCGGTGCGGCCCGGAGAGGAGGACCTGCGCGCGGCGCTGGACGGGGCGCTGGTCCGCATTGCCCGCTCCGGGGAGCTGCGCGCCATCTTCCGGCGCTGGGGCATCGACAGCGCGGCGCAGCAGCGCATGGTGGAGTGGACGGACGCACAGACGCGCGAGGTGCTCTCGGACACGCGCACCACGCGCCTGGGCTGGGGCCAGCTGGCGCTGTTCCTCCAGGCCGCGCTGGCGACGCTGGTGGTGTCCGTGGGCGCCATGGCCATTGCCATTCCGCTGGGCGTGGGACTGGCCCTGGTGCGGCTGTACGGGCCCGCGTGGGCGGGCCGGCCCGCCACCGTCTACGTGGAGCTGTTTCGCGGAACGCCGGTGCTGTTGCAGCTCTATGTCCTCTACTACGGGCTTGCGGGAGTGCTGCGGCTGGACGCGTTCTCCGCGGCGGTCCTGGGGCTGGGGCTCAACTACGCGGCCTACGAGGCGGAGGTGTACCGGGCGGGCGTGCTGGCCGTGCCCCGCGGGCAGTTCGAGGCGGCCCTGTCGCTGGGCATGCCCACGCGCCTGGCGCTGCGGCGGGTCATCATGCCGCAGGCGTTCCGGGTGGCCCTGCCGGGCGTCACCAACGACTTCATCGCGCTGCTCAAGGACAGCTCCCTGGTGTCGGTCATCTCCGTGGTGGAGCTCACCAAGCGGATGACGATTACGGCGGTGGATGTTCGAAGCTGGCTGTTGCCCGGAGCGCTGTGCGCGCTGCTGTACCTGGCGATGAGCTATCCCCTGTCCCGCCTGGCCCGGCGGCTGGAGGCGAGGCTGGAGCGCGGATGA
- a CDS encoding alpha/beta fold hydrolase — MRREVQLTELGRGRGPRVLLLPGLGARGSGFRALAEQLAPVARPVLVEYPEGAHAACGAGALARQVLIAAGRMDAVVASSFGGMVATHLAAAGAARGVAFLGAFTRPSQLGLRGRAIAMMGPIAVLGRPGVVAAGLAAWKPVPFGQVSEVVPTTKLERSTTWHRALAIGDEPPPPSLRRLPVSCVCIQGDRDVLVPPSTLERLCASLPEGTPGHLLRGAGHVPYFTHPEECARLLRPWLEALLPSTAAEPTVQPARPLAVGSAA; from the coding sequence ATGCGTCGAGAGGTGCAGCTCACCGAGTTGGGACGGGGCAGGGGGCCGAGGGTGCTCCTGCTGCCAGGTCTGGGTGCCCGGGGCTCCGGCTTCCGCGCGCTCGCCGAGCAGCTCGCTCCCGTGGCCCGCCCCGTCCTGGTGGAGTACCCGGAAGGGGCCCATGCGGCGTGCGGCGCGGGGGCGCTGGCGCGGCAGGTGCTCATCGCCGCCGGGCGCATGGACGCGGTGGTGGCCAGCTCCTTCGGCGGCATGGTGGCGACGCACCTCGCGGCGGCTGGCGCGGCCCGGGGCGTGGCCTTCCTCGGCGCCTTCACCCGTCCGTCGCAGCTGGGACTCCGTGGGCGCGCCATCGCGATGATGGGCCCCATCGCCGTGCTGGGCCGTCCCGGTGTCGTCGCGGCGGGGCTGGCGGCGTGGAAGCCCGTGCCCTTCGGACAGGTCTCCGAGGTGGTGCCCACCACGAAGCTGGAGCGCAGCACCACCTGGCACCGCGCCCTGGCCATTGGCGACGAGCCACCGCCGCCGTCGCTGCGAAGACTCCCCGTCTCCTGTGTGTGCATCCAGGGGGACCGAGACGTGCTGGTGCCGCCGTCCACCCTGGAGCGGCTGTGCGCGTCACTCCCGGAGGGGACACCCGGGCACCTGCTGCGCGGCGCGGGCCATGTGCCGTACTTCACCCACCCGGAGGAGTGTGCCCGGCTGCTGCGCCCCTGGCTGGAGGCCCTGCTTCCCAGCACCGCCGCCGAGCCCACCGTCCAGCCAGCGAGGCCCCTGGCCGTCGGCAGCGCCGCCTGA